The nucleotide window TTGCGTTCGTGCATGTTGCGCACCACGTGCAGCTCGGTCAGCCCGCGGTGGCCGACCTCCTTCTGCATCAGCGCTTCCGGGATGATGCCGATGACACGGCCGCCATGTTCCAGCACGGCATCGGCGACGATGCCCATCAGGCCCACCTTGCCGCCGCCGTACACCAGCGCCAGCCCGCTTTCGGCCAGGGTGCGGCCGAGCAGGCGCGCGCCTTCGGCGTATTCGGGTCGGTTGCCGGGACTGGACCCGCAATACACGCAGACGGATTTCACTTCGTTTCCTTTGCCGCGCCGGCGGCCTTGGCGGCCGCGTAGTCGCGCGCCAGCTGGTCGAATGCCTCCCGCGCCCGGCCGCGCAGGTAAGGGGCCAGGATCGAGAAGATGTGGTAGCTCGAGCCGTGCAGGTAGCCGCGGATCTGCTCGGGATCGTTGTACTGGCGCGGATGCTGCACGAACTGGAACGACAGCCAGTAGGTGGCGACCACCACCATGTTGGTGCAGATGGCCTCGACCTGCTCGGGCGTGGCTTCCATCTCGCCGTCCTCGATGAACTGGCGGCAGATCTCGTGCGCAAAGCGCTGCTTCTGCTCGACGATGCGCTTGAAGTTGGTCTCCAGCATCCGGTTGCGCGCCAGCAGGTCGTTGATGTCGCGGTACAGGAAGCGGTAGTTCCACAGGAACTCGGACATGTACTGCAGGTAGCCCCAGCTTTCGTCGAGGGTGGCCTTGTGGTCGTCCGGCATCTTCAGGCGGCGCTCCATCTCCTGCTCGAAGCGCACGAAGATCGAGTTGATGATGTCGTCCTTGTTGCGGAAGTGGTAGTAGAGATTGCCGGGGCTGATCTCCATCGCTTCCGCGATCGTGGTGGTGGTGACGTTGGGCTCGCCGACTTCGTTGAACAGGCGCAGCGAGACGTCGAGGATGCGGTCCCTGGTGCGGCGGGGGCCGGTTTGCGGTTTCGGTTCCATGGGCGTCCGGGCGATCGGTGCGATCGGTAAGTCGGGGGGCAGGGTAGCGATTATAAGCAATCGGCCTGCCTGGCCCCATCCCGCCCGGACGGGGGCAGGTCTCGCGCCCGGCGCGGGTCAGCCGGCCAGCGCCCGCGCCCACCGCACCACGTGCGGCCCGGCAATGGTGGCCCAGGTGCCGCCGCACAGCACCAGCGCCAGCATCACCGCCGCGCTGCCGAAGTCCTTGGCGCGCTTGGACAGGCTGTGCCGTTCCAGCGAGATGCGGTCGACCGCGGCCTCGACGCTGGAGTTGAGCAGTTCCACGATCAGCACCACCAGCAGCGTGCCCAGCAGCAGGATGCGCTCCACCGCCGTCACCGGCAGCAGGAAGGCGCACGGCGTCAGGATCACCACCAGGGTCAGCTCCTGGCGGAACGCGCTTTCCTCGAGCACCGCATAGCGCAGCCCCGACAGCGAATTGATCGCCGCATGCCAGGCGCGCGCCAGGCCCCGGTTGCCCTTGTGCGGATTCTGGTCGACGGAGTAGTCAGCGCTCTGCATTGCCGGCGGCGGCCTCTGCATTGGCGGGTCGGACGGCAGTTCCGGATGCGGTTTCGGCATGGGTTTGCGGGGCGTGAGGCTGGGGTGTTGCCTGGTGTGTTGCCTGGTGTGTTCCAGATGGGGCCGCCGCGCCGCCCCGGCCTGGCCTGGCAGCGGCGAACGGCCGCAGGTGGGCCAGGAACTGCTCGGACGCGGCGCGCCACGAGAACCGCTCGGCATGGGCACGGGCGGTGGCGCGGTCGATGCGCAGCGCTTCCAGGCAGGCTTCGCGCAGGTCTTCGTGCATCACGCCGGCGGGGCTGTCGCCCAGCACGTCGATCGGTCCGGTGACCGGGTACGCGGCGACCGGCAGCCCGCTGGCGAGCGCTTCGAGCAGCACCAGTCCGAAGGTGTCGGTGCGGCTCGGGAACACGAACACGTCAGCGGAAGCATACACCCGCGCCAGCTCGGGCTGGCTCAGCACGCCCAGGTAGTTGGCGCCCGGATAGCGCGCGCGCAGCGCCGGCAGCGCCGGGCCGTCGCCGACCACCCATTTGGAGCCGGGCAGGTCCAGCGCCAGGAAGGCCTCGACGTTCTTCTCCACCGCGACGCGGCCCACGTACAGGAAGATCGGGTGGGCGGTGTTGAGCACATTGGCGCGCTGCGGCGTGAACACGTCCAGGTCTACGCCGCGTGTCCACAGCACGGCGTTGCCGATGCCGTAGCGGCGCAGGTCGTCCAGCACCACCGGTGTCGGCGCCATCACGGCCTGGGCGGGGCCATGGAACCACTTCAGGAAGCGATACGTCCACGCCAGCGGAATGCCGAAGCGGGCCTGCACGTATTCCGGGAAGCGCGTGTGGTAGGCGGTGGTGAAAGGCAGCTTGCGGCGCAGCGCATGGCCGCGCGCGGCCAGCCCCAGCGGGCCTTCGGTGGCGATGTGCAGCGCGTCCGGGCCGAACGCCGCGATGCGCTGCCGCACGCGTGCGCCCGGCAGCAGCGACAGCCGGATCTCGGGATAGGTCGGGCACGGCACCGTGCGGAATTCCAGCGGCGTGATCATGTCGACCGTGTGGCCCATTGCCTCCAGTTCACGGCGCGTTGACTTGAGCGTGCGCACCACGCCATTGACCTGCGGTTCCCAGGCATCGGTGACGATCAGGATCTTCATGCGGCCTCCTTGGGCGCGGTGGAAGGGCAATGCGGATGGCGCCAGGCGCGCGGCGACAAGCCAAGGGCGCAAACGTCCCGGCTCAGCCGGCCACGGCAGCGCGGCGCCGGCGGCGCATGGCGGGCGCGGGGGCGTCGAGCAGCTCGGTCCAGTAGACGATCTTCAGTTCGCCTTCCAGGGTTTCGACCAGCGCCGACAGGCTTTCGACCCAGTCGCCGTCGTTGCAGTAGAGCTGGCCGTTGACCTCGCGGATCTCGGCCTTGTGGATGTGGCCGCAGACCACGCCGTCGCAGCCGCGGCGGCGCGCCTCGTCGACCATCGCACTCTCGAACGCGCCGATGTAGTTGACCGCGTTCTTGACCTGGTGCTTCAGGTACTGAGACAGCGACCAGTACGGAAAGCCCAGGCGTGCACGCAGGCTGTTGAAGTGCCGGTTCAGCGCCAGGATCATCGTGTACAGCGAATCGCCGACATAGGCCAGCCAGCGCGCGTGCTGCACCACGCCGTCGAACAGGTCGCCATGCACCACCCACAGGCGGCGCCCGGTGGCGGTGACGTGGATCGCCTCTTCGCGCACGGTGATGTCGCCGAAGGCCATGCCGTCGAACTGGCGCGCGGCTTCGTCGTGGTTGCCGGGCACGTAGATCACCTCGGTGCCCTTGCGCGCCTTGCGCAGCAGCTTCTGCACCACGTCGTTGTGGCTTTGCGGCCAGTACCAGCCGCGGCGCAGCTGCCAGCCGTCGATGATGTCGCCGACCAGGTAGAGCTGGTCGGACTCGTTGTGCTTGAGGAAGTCCAGCAGGTAGTCGGCCTGGCAGCCGGGCGTTCCCAGGTGGATGTCGGACAGCCAGATGGCGCGGTAGCGCTGGATCGGGTGCGGCTCGGGCGGGTAGGTCTGCTGCGCTTCGTGCGGCGGCGCCAGCGTGGCGCCATCGAGCGCCGGGGCCATGAAGGCGGTCACCGGCGCGGCGGGGCCGCTGTCAGCGCTGCGGCGCAGCCACGGCGCCAGTTGCGAGGCCTTAGACAGATACCCGCGGGCAGATCGGATTGCTTGCACCATGCCAGTCCCGGTTGCGGCGATGGCTGCATTCAGCCAGCCCGCGGTGACGGCACGGTGACGAAAACATGACTGACATATGAATCGTTGCTGCCGCGGCACAGCGCGGGCAGGGCCGGGCTCAGCGGCCGCGCGCGGACAGCTCGGCCAGCGCGTCGAGCACGGCGCGCACCGCGGCCGGATGGCGCAGCAGCGACACATGGCCGATGCCGGACAGCGCGATATGGCCGGCGCCGTCGAGCCACCCGGTGCAGGGCGGCCCGGCGATCGAATCGTGCCAGCTGAAGATCGAGATCATGCGGGCGCGCAGCCGCGGGGTCTCTGCAGCCGCCAGCGCGCGCAGCCAGGGGCTGCCGCAACGCATCTGGCGCGCATTGTGGCCGCCGCCAAAGCGCGCCAGCGCGCTGCCGTGGTGCGGGCTGCCCAGCGTCACGATGCCGGCGCAGGCGTCTTCGTCGCCGGCCAGCCGCAGCGCGGCGCGCGCGGCCAGTCCGCCCATGCTGTGGCAGAGCAGCAGCGGCGCGCGCCCGCTTTCGGCGCGGATGCGCCGCATCGCCGCCAGCAGCGCGTGCGCGTAGTCGTCGATATCGCCGAACACGGGTTCCAGGTCGATGCCCTGGCAGCGGTAGCCGGCGGCGGCCAGCGCCGGCTGCATGTCGAGCCACACGGCCTGGCCGCAGGCATAGCCATGGACCAGCAGCACCGGCGGGGCATCGCGTCCGGGCCGGGCGTTGTCGGCCGGCGCGAACGGGGCCCGGGCGCGGAACGGCTGCAGCCAGTCGAACATGCGCAGCACCGCCAGGCATTCGGCGGCGTAGCAGCGCAAGGCCTCGGCCAGCCGCAGCGGCCGGCGGGTGGCGGCAAGTTCGGCGGGCGGCGCGGGCGGATGATTGCCGCGTCCGACCCACAGGCCGCGCCCGCTCAGCGCGAAGGCAAGGGCAATGCCGCTGGCGAAGCCGCCCAGGATCAGCCCCGCGCCCGCGGCGAGCGCCCCGGGCCACGGCCAGGCGGCGGTGCGCACCAGCGCCGCGGCAATGCCGAGCGCCGCGGCTGCCTGCACGGTCACCGCGACGCGGCGGATGCCGGCGGCGCCCAGGCTCATGGCTTGGTGCGCAGGTCGGTCAGGCGCGTGCCGGCCAGCCGGTCATGCAGGAACTGGCGGCGCGGATCGAGCCAGGCCAGCAGGATCCAGACCAGCAGGCCGGCGCACAGCACGCCGACGAACGGGCCCTTGACCAGCCCGAGCAGATGGCCGACGGCGGCCGACGGCGGCAGCCACAGCCACGCCAGCACGTAGCGCAGCGCCGCCTGCGGCCAGCGCGGCGGCACGCCCGCGGCGTTCTCGACGCGCATGCGCCAGGTCTGCATTGCCAGGGTCTGGCCGTTGCGCTGCCAGAACCAGGTGAAATACAGCCCCATCACCAGGAAGCTCCACAGCTGGATCACCAGCGGCCCGTCCACGCCCAGCTTCTGCAGCAGCGGCCGCAGCAGCAGGTAGGCGGCAGTGGAGGCGCTCAGCACGCCGAACAGCAGCACGCCTTCATAAAGCATGCAGGCGATGCGGCGGCGCAGCGGCGGGGCGGCCGGCGCGGCGGCGGGGGTGGCAGGGGGTGCGGGTTCGAGCGTGGCAGCGGGCATGGATGGCGGTCTGAACAGGGCGCCGGCGCGCGGCATGCGGATGCCGGTGCGGGCCTGGCGGAGCAGGCCCGCGTGCGCTGGCCGGCGTCAAACGGCCATTATGCCAAACGGCCTGCGAATGAATGGCTGCGAATTACTGACGCACGGTGGCGTCGGACGCCGCGGCCGCCGCTTCGGTGGGAGCGTGGGCGGCCGCGGAAGCCGGCGCGGCAGCGGCGGGGAGCGCTGCGCTCGCGGGCGTTGGCGGGGTCGCGGCAGGGGTGGCGACGGCAGGGGCGGAGCCGGCGGCCGCTGCCGCGGTGGCCGGCTGCGCCGCGACCTCGCTGGCAGGCGTGCCGGTGGGGTGGCCACCGTGGCCCGTGCCCGTCTTGTGCTCGTGGCGCAGCTGGCGGCCGGTGTCGCTGGGCAGGCGCTTGCCGCTGGGCAGCGCGCTGACCGCGCCGGGGCGGCGCGGCACGTGGTCGGCGGCGGCCAGCTTCTTCTTCTGTTCTTCGGAAAGCTGCTGGTACTTGTCCCAGGCCTCGGCCTTCTTCTGGGTCGGCAGCGAGCGCGTGATCTGGTAGTTCTCGCGCGCCAGCCGGCGTTGCTGCGGGGTCATCCTGACCCACTCCGCCATGCGCGCCTGCAGCCGTGCCTGCTCGGCCGGCGAGTATTTCGGATAGCGCGCGGCGATGCGCAGCCACTTGTGTCGGTTCAGCTCCGGCATGCTGTCCCACAGCGGCTGCAGCGGCGCCAGGATGCGCTGGTTGACGGGGCTCAGGTCGGCCCAGGCGGGCCTGGCGCTGACCGGCTGGGCCGGCTGGGCGGGAGGGCTGGTGGCGGCTCCGTCCACCGTGGATGCACCCTGTGCCTGGGCCGCGGCGGGAAGCAGCGCCCAGCATGCGGCTGCGCCGGCGCCGGCCAGCAAGGCGGCCAGCCGGCGGCGCAGGGCGTCGGGGCGGGGGAGCGGGCGCATCATGCTACTGCCCGTGTTTCAGGAACACGTGGAAGCCCTCGTCGGCATAGGCCGTGGGCGGCAGGTCGTCGAGCAGCATGGCGGCGTCGATATCGGCCAGCTCCTCGATGCGCTTCTGTTCCTGCCAGTGGTAGATGCCCACCAGGCCGGCGCCCAGCGCCACCAGCGTCCACACCAGGCCGAGCCGGCGCAGCCAGGCGCCGGCTCGGTGCAGCGGCGAGGCGTCGTCGTCGAACAGCGGCGCGTGCGCGCCCGGCATGGCCAGCTGCGGCACCAGCACGGGCGCCTCGGCCTTCTTGCGGGCGACCGCGATCCGGCGCGCGGCGGCGAGCCGTTCGGAAATGTCGGCCGGCAAGGCGTCGGCGCCGGCGTCGAGTGCCGCGCGAATCTCATGGGCAAAGCGGCGTTCGCGGATGTCTTTGTCGTTTCTGCTCATAGTCGGACCCCCCGTGCGCGCAGGGCCTGCGCAAGTGTGTGCGTGGCACGGGAACAGTGCGTCTTGACGCTGCCTTCGGAGCAGCCCATCACGGCCGCGGTTTCGGCGACGTCCATATCTTCCCAGTAACGCATCAGGAACGCCTGGCGTTGACGCGTGGGCAGGCGCTGGATCTCCTGCTCGATGATGTGCATGACCTGGGCGCGCTCGACCTTGTCGGCGCTGCTTTCGGCCGATGCGGAGCCGGCCTGTGCCTCGAGCGTCTCCAGCAGGTCGTTGTCGTCGCCGCCGTCGCGGTCGTCGCGCAGGCTGGAAAACAGCGAGACCCAGGTATTGCGCACCTTCTGGCGCCGGAACCAGTCATGGATGGTGTTCTGCAGGATGCGCTGGAACAGCGGCGCGAGTTCCGCGGCACCCTTGTCGCCATATTTCTCGGCCAGCTTGATCATGGCGTCCTGCACGATGTCGAGCGCGGCTTCGTCGTCGCGGACGGCGAACACGGCCTGCTTGAAGGCGCGCCGCTCGACGCTGGCAAGAAAGGCGGACAGTTCCTGGTCGGTGGCCATTCAGGCGGTTGGGGCTTGTTGCGCCGGGACCCGGGGCCCGGTTCTGGTGAATGTGCTTCCGGGGGCGCGCGGCGCCCCAATGTGCTGCGATGCTAGCAAAAATTCGCCGCGCTGTACCGTTTTGTATGGCGTGGCATACATGACGGCATGCAAACGAAATGACAAATCGGGGGAACTTCCGGGTACCGGCGCTACAAAGAACCGTAGACCGCGCTGGTGCATTGCAGTATCATCGTCGGTTCACACGACATCAGTGGTTGTCTCATCCGGCCGCTTATGAGGCGGTCTTCCATGCAGACGCGCACCGCTTGAACCCGAGCCACAAGCCCGGCAGAGAGCATCCAAACAATTTTTTGCCGAAAATTGCAAAGGACTGAAATGAACATGCCCAGCGCGGAATTCTCCCACGCCGACAGCAATTCATCTGCCGCACCCGAAATGATCGGGGCGGAAATTCTCGTTCACGCACTTGCCGAAGAAGGCGTCGAGTACGTCTGGGGCTACCCCGGCGGCGCAGTGCTGTACATCTACGACGAGCTCCACAAGCAAACCAAGTTCGAGCACATCCTGGTGCGCCACGAGCAGGCCGCGGTCCATGCCGCGGATGGCTACGCACGCGCAACCGGCAAGGTGGGCGTGGCGCTGGTGACCTCCGGTCCCGGCGTGACCAATGCCGTCACCGGTATCGCCACCGCGTACCTCGACTCGATCCCGATGGTGGTGATCACCGGCAACGTGCCGACCCACGCCATCGGCCAGGACGCCTTCCAGGAGTGCGACACCGTCGGCATCACCCGCCCGATCGTCAAGCACAACTTCCTGGTCAAGGACGTGCGCGACCTTGCCGCGACCATCAAGAAGGCATTCTTCATTGCCTCAACCGGCCGTCCCGGCCCGGTGGTGGTGGACATCCCCAAGGATGTCTCGCGCAATGCCTGCAAGTACGAGTACCCCAGGTCGATCGACATGCGCTCGTACAACCCGGTCAACAAGGGCCACTCGGGCCAGATCCGCAAGGCGGTGGCGCTGCTGCAGAATGCCGAGCGTCCGTACATCTACACCGGCGGCGGCGTGGTGCTGGCCAATGCCAGCGACGAGCTGCGCCAGCTGGCGGCGCTGACCGGCCACCCGGTGACCAACACGCTGATGGGCCTGGGCGCGTTCCCCGGCACCAGCAAGCAGTTCGTCGGCATGCTCGGCATGCACGGCACGTATGAAGCCAACATGGCGATGCAGAACTGCGACGTGCTGATCGCCATCGGTGCCCGCTTCGACGACCGCGTGATCGGCAACCCGTCGCACTTCACCTCGCAGGCGCGCAAGATCATCCATATCGACATCGACCCGTCGTCGATTTCCAAGCGCGTCAAGGTCGACATCCCCATCGTCGGCAACGTCAAGGACGTGCTGCAGGAACTGATCGCCCAGATCAAGGCCAGCGACATCAAGCCCAAGCGCGAGGCGCTGGCGAAGTGGTGGGAGCAGATCGAGCAATGGCGCTCGGTGGACTGCCTGAAGTACGACCGCAGCTCCGAGATCATCAAGCCGCAGTACGTGGTCGAAAAAATCTGGGAACTGACCAAGGGCGATGCCTTTATCTGCTCCGACGTCGGCCAGCACCAGATGTGGGCCGCGCAGTTCTACAAGTTCGACGAGCCGCGCCGCTGGATCAACTCCGGCGGCCTGGGCACGATGGGCGTGGGCCTGCCGTACGCGATGGGCATCAAGAAGGCATTCCCGGAAAAGGAAGTCGTCACCATCACCGGCGAGGGCTCGATCCAGATGTGCATCCAGGAACTGTCGACCTGCCTGCAGTACGACACCCCGGTGAAGATCTGCTCGCTCAACAATGGCTACCTGGGCATGGTGCGCCAGTGGCAGGAGATCGAGTACGACAACCGCTACTCGCATTCCTACATGGACGCGCTGCCTGATTTCGTCAAGCTGGCCGAGGCCTATGGCCACGTCGGCATGCGCGTCGAGAAGACCGCCGACGTCGAGCCGGCGCTGCGCGAGGCGTTCCGCCTGAAGGACCGTACCGTGTTCCTGGACTTCCAGACCGATCCCACCGAAAACGTCTGGCCGATGGTCCAGGCCGGCAAGGGCATTTCCGAAATGCTGCTCGGCGCGGAGGACCTGTAAATGCGACACATCATTTCGGTCCTGCTGGAAAACGAACCGGGCGCGCTGTCGCGCGTGGTGGGCCTGTTCTCGGCCCGCGGCTACAACATCGAGACGCTGACCGTGGCACCCACCGAGGATGCCTCGCTGTCGCGCATGACCATCGTCAC belongs to Cupriavidus taiwanensis and includes:
- a CDS encoding TetR/AcrR family transcriptional regulator; translation: MEPKPQTGPRRTRDRILDVSLRLFNEVGEPNVTTTTIAEAMEISPGNLYYHFRNKDDIINSIFVRFEQEMERRLKMPDDHKATLDESWGYLQYMSEFLWNYRFLYRDINDLLARNRMLETNFKRIVEQKQRFAHEICRQFIEDGEMEATPEQVEAICTNMVVVATYWLSFQFVQHPRQYNDPEQIRGYLHGSSYHIFSILAPYLRGRAREAFDQLARDYAAAKAAGAAKETK
- a CDS encoding diacylglycerol kinase codes for the protein MPKPHPELPSDPPMQRPPPAMQSADYSVDQNPHKGNRGLARAWHAAINSLSGLRYAVLEESAFRQELTLVVILTPCAFLLPVTAVERILLLGTLLVVLIVELLNSSVEAAVDRISLERHSLSKRAKDFGSAAVMLALVLCGGTWATIAGPHVVRWARALAG
- a CDS encoding glycosyltransferase family 4 protein, with amino-acid sequence MKILIVTDAWEPQVNGVVRTLKSTRRELEAMGHTVDMITPLEFRTVPCPTYPEIRLSLLPGARVRQRIAAFGPDALHIATEGPLGLAARGHALRRKLPFTTAYHTRFPEYVQARFGIPLAWTYRFLKWFHGPAQAVMAPTPVVLDDLRRYGIGNAVLWTRGVDLDVFTPQRANVLNTAHPIFLYVGRVAVEKNVEAFLALDLPGSKWVVGDGPALPALRARYPGANYLGVLSQPELARVYASADVFVFPSRTDTFGLVLLEALASGLPVAAYPVTGPIDVLGDSPAGVMHEDLREACLEALRIDRATARAHAERFSWRAASEQFLAHLRPFAAARPGRGGAAAPSGTHQATHQATPQPHAPQTHAETASGTAVRPANAEAAAGNAER
- a CDS encoding UDP-2,3-diacylglucosamine diphosphatase, with product MVQAIRSARGYLSKASQLAPWLRRSADSGPAAPVTAFMAPALDGATLAPPHEAQQTYPPEPHPIQRYRAIWLSDIHLGTPGCQADYLLDFLKHNESDQLYLVGDIIDGWQLRRGWYWPQSHNDVVQKLLRKARKGTEVIYVPGNHDEAARQFDGMAFGDITVREEAIHVTATGRRLWVVHGDLFDGVVQHARWLAYVGDSLYTMILALNRHFNSLRARLGFPYWSLSQYLKHQVKNAVNYIGAFESAMVDEARRRGCDGVVCGHIHKAEIREVNGQLYCNDGDWVESLSALVETLEGELKIVYWTELLDAPAPAMRRRRRAAVAG
- a CDS encoding esterase/lipase family protein; the protein is MSLGAAGIRRVAVTVQAAAALGIAAALVRTAAWPWPGALAAGAGLILGGFASGIALAFALSGRGLWVGRGNHPPAPPAELAATRRPLRLAEALRCYAAECLAVLRMFDWLQPFRARAPFAPADNARPGRDAPPVLLVHGYACGQAVWLDMQPALAAAGYRCQGIDLEPVFGDIDDYAHALLAAMRRIRAESGRAPLLLCHSMGGLAARAALRLAGDEDACAGIVTLGSPHHGSALARFGGGHNARQMRCGSPWLRALAAAETPRLRARMISIFSWHDSIAGPPCTGWLDGAGHIALSGIGHVSLLRHPAAVRAVLDALAELSARGR
- a CDS encoding RDD family protein, with amino-acid sequence MPAATLEPAPPATPAAAPAAPPLRRRIACMLYEGVLLFGVLSASTAAYLLLRPLLQKLGVDGPLVIQLWSFLVMGLYFTWFWQRNGQTLAMQTWRMRVENAAGVPPRWPQAALRYVLAWLWLPPSAAVGHLLGLVKGPFVGVLCAGLLVWILLAWLDPRRQFLHDRLAGTRLTDLRTKP
- a CDS encoding DUF3106 domain-containing protein, producing the protein MMRPLPRPDALRRRLAALLAGAGAAACWALLPAAAQAQGASTVDGAATSPPAQPAQPVSARPAWADLSPVNQRILAPLQPLWDSMPELNRHKWLRIAARYPKYSPAEQARLQARMAEWVRMTPQQRRLARENYQITRSLPTQKKAEAWDKYQQLSEEQKKKLAAADHVPRRPGAVSALPSGKRLPSDTGRQLRHEHKTGTGHGGHPTGTPASEVAAQPATAAAAAGSAPAVATPAATPPTPASAALPAAAAPASAAAHAPTEAAAAASDATVRQ
- a CDS encoding DUF3619 family protein — translated: MSRNDKDIRERRFAHEIRAALDAGADALPADISERLAAARRIAVARKKAEAPVLVPQLAMPGAHAPLFDDDASPLHRAGAWLRRLGLVWTLVALGAGLVGIYHWQEQKRIEELADIDAAMLLDDLPPTAYADEGFHVFLKHGQ
- a CDS encoding RNA polymerase sigma factor — encoded protein: MATDQELSAFLASVERRAFKQAVFAVRDDEAALDIVQDAMIKLAEKYGDKGAAELAPLFQRILQNTIHDWFRRQKVRNTWVSLFSSLRDDRDGGDDNDLLETLEAQAGSASAESSADKVERAQVMHIIEQEIQRLPTRQRQAFLMRYWEDMDVAETAAVMGCSEGSVKTHCSRATHTLAQALRARGVRL
- a CDS encoding acetolactate synthase 3 catalytic subunit; this translates as MNMPSAEFSHADSNSSAAPEMIGAEILVHALAEEGVEYVWGYPGGAVLYIYDELHKQTKFEHILVRHEQAAVHAADGYARATGKVGVALVTSGPGVTNAVTGIATAYLDSIPMVVITGNVPTHAIGQDAFQECDTVGITRPIVKHNFLVKDVRDLAATIKKAFFIASTGRPGPVVVDIPKDVSRNACKYEYPRSIDMRSYNPVNKGHSGQIRKAVALLQNAERPYIYTGGGVVLANASDELRQLAALTGHPVTNTLMGLGAFPGTSKQFVGMLGMHGTYEANMAMQNCDVLIAIGARFDDRVIGNPSHFTSQARKIIHIDIDPSSISKRVKVDIPIVGNVKDVLQELIAQIKASDIKPKREALAKWWEQIEQWRSVDCLKYDRSSEIIKPQYVVEKIWELTKGDAFICSDVGQHQMWAAQFYKFDEPRRWINSGGLGTMGVGLPYAMGIKKAFPEKEVVTITGEGSIQMCIQELSTCLQYDTPVKICSLNNGYLGMVRQWQEIEYDNRYSHSYMDALPDFVKLAEAYGHVGMRVEKTADVEPALREAFRLKDRTVFLDFQTDPTENVWPMVQAGKGISEMLLGAEDL